One genomic region from Nymphaea colorata isolate Beijing-Zhang1983 chromosome 12, ASM883128v2, whole genome shotgun sequence encodes:
- the LOC116265994 gene encoding uncharacterized protein LOC116265994, producing the protein MDLAGLETRQLCLLQRIARFESSLLPDGARPQPPTPSPAASTLSAATNTIESHLTNILLSNGVTDFRFGRVPEDYYDRTIEERRDILGAPSIHHLCKSIVLVNTQAPANITDCSDRSNSKYYVVVIQYTARFNAESVKNFLYSLNNGKIPKKKINMRLAPEEESAKLTGYEHNAVTPLGMKTDIPVILDEAITKLNPDFFWLGGGEVDLKLGIRTSQFIQFIKPFIVSCT; encoded by the exons ATGGATTTGGCGGGCTTGGAGACCAGACAACTCTGCCTCCTCCAACGCATAGCGCGGTTCGAGTCGTCCTTGCTCCCCGATGGCGCGCGTCCGCAACCTCCGACTCCATCTCCGGCAGCTTCCACCCTCTCCGCGGCCACCAACACCATCGAGTCCCATCTCACTAACATTCTCCTTTCCAATGGCGTCACCGACTTCCGATTCGGACGGGTTCCTGAAGATTACTACGACAGGACCATCGAAGAGAGGCGCGACATTCTCGGCGCCCCGTCTATCCACCACCTCTGCAAATCCATCGTTCTT GTCAATACTCAAGCTCCAGCTAATATAACTGATTGCAGTGATCGCAGCAACTCAAAGTACTACGTTGTGGTTATACAG TATACTGCTCGATTTAATGCTGAGAGTGTGAAGAACTTCTTATATTCACTTAACAATGGGAAGATACCCAAAAAAAAGATCAACA TGAGACTTGCTCCTGAGGAAGAGTCAGCAAAGTTGACAGGATATGAGCACAACGCAGTGACTCCTCTAGGAATGAAAACGGATATTCCA GTGATCCTTGATGAGGCAATTACGAAGCTTAATCCTGACTTTTTCTGGTTGGGCGGAGGAGAAGTTGACCTTAAACTGGGGATCAGGACCTCACAGTTTATTCAATTTATAAAGCCATTCATTGTCTCCTGCACATGA
- the LOC116266258 gene encoding uncharacterized protein LOC116266258: MSSPLFLVLPLYLLLLFFSSQSCQARRLRISPDDNDPTRELDISNKNQANIKVEVQPVRVAAVKPIDEKVGSGKQEGNLVPAKKTTSESRELPGAESVVSTSHVVKRQLKKLEGPTKLEQYSAGEFHVSEGAAESTELDVSDIVVMDYPQPHRKPPINNKAP, encoded by the exons ATGtcttctcctctttttcttgttcttcccCTTTatctcctccttctcttcttctcaagCCAATCTTGCCAAGCTCGACGACTTCGCATATCACCCGATGATAACGATCCAACCAGAGAGCTTGATATTTCTAACAAG AACCAAGCAAATATAAAGGTAGAGGTGCAGCCTGTTCGGGTGGCAGCAGTGAAGCCAATCGATGAAAAGGTTGGAAGTGGAAAGCAAGAAGGAAACTTAGTGCCCGCGAAGAAGACAACCAGTGAGAGCAGGGAGCTTCCAG GGGCCGAGTCTGTCGTATCTACCTCTCATGTTGTTAAACGGCAGCTGAAAAAATTAGAG GGACCAACGAAACTGGAACAGTACTCTGCCGGGGAATTCCATGTAAGTGAAGGAGCAGCTGAGTCTACGGAACTTGATGTTTCTGACATAGTAGTCATGGATTATCCTCAACCCCACCGGAAACCACCAATTAATAACAAGGCACCATAG